attagaaaaagaagATAACATGAGTACATTTtaagtctctctctctttctaagTTCAAAACGTATAATATTTTACCCTGTCTGGTATGAAATGGTTGAGTCCAAGCCCATAGGCGTATGAGTAATTCTTTCCTCCATACTTTTGGTAGTTAATCTGTGGAAACTCAAAGGCTTAAACCCAAGAAAAGAGAAGTGTTAGACCAAAATGAGATTACTAGTATTTGCTAAAAATTGCATGTATCCCAAGCTATGTGTTGGTACCTTGGCGAGGTCCAGAGAAGAGCACTTCAGGCTCCAGCCAGACCATCCCGTCAGCATGCATGACTGCTGTGGCTGTGGTGTACGGCAGACTCACGAGATTCTTCCCCTGCTCCTCCTAGATAAAGTCCATAACATGGTTGGTGAGAACTAAAAACACATAACCTTTTACTAAGTGGAAGGATTTTATGGATTTCTGATGCCTCACCTTGTGGACATCCAGAGGGATGACATATCGCCGCACCTCTGGCTGGGGCGCCATCATGGCTGccttcttcacctcctcccaGTTGGCTCTCAGGTTGGCCAGCCACAAGTAGTTGTAAACAAACTCAAATCTAAAAGTACAAGAGATTTATGCTTACTGGCCAGTATTTACTACAAATTTCTAGAGCCAGGTTTTTACCACTTTGCAGAGAACAgcttttgctaaaaaaaaaaaaaaaaaaaaaaaaggctttaatttTAGATGCCATAGACTCAACAGGGTGCTGGAAAatttttgtgatgtttgtttcctgtttcatcATAACCCAAACATCTTTTCTTGATTTGCAAACCAGTGATAGTGGAGGCCATTCGACTATCAAACCAGTGATAGTGGAGGCCATTGAGCTCATTATCATGTACAAGAATGGAGATGGTAAGCCACAATAAATGTTGTCTTAAGCTTAGTTGTTACTAAGTGAATCCAAGGCTATTCTGGTTTTCTGTTGTTGTAGCCAATAACAGACGACACGAGACATGTTGCCACCCGCATGTAGAATCTGTTTGAAGGTCTCATATGTGCTTTCAGAAATGGTATTTTGGATACGTTGGTTGCAAGTGACCAGAGTACATGTCAGCTTCRAACACATTTTTGAGACATTCAGGTTGAGCAAAAATTGCTAATTCTATGTAGCTACCCTTTCCATGAGCAAATGTCAAGAACAATGAATCCTTGATCCTCATAGGTGTTGATGTGGTGGAACATGCCAATTGGTGCTCCTTTGAACTTCAGGTCGATGTACTCTCCAGGGTCTTTCTTGGCAACGTGGAAAATGGTCTAGGAAGGTTAAATTACAACTGGTTAGACATTTGGCCTGAgaacaaatgataaaataaagactgatgttttaatttgattaaaaatcgTACTCCTTGGCTTTCGTTAGACTCGAAGCAGTCCATGTAGTTGGAACCTCGGATGCTCCAGGCACTGAGGAACTTCAGCAGGTTGATCTTCACTGGAGTCTCAACGAAGACAAAATAGTTTTCTGACATGCCAAAGCTGTGATGGAGGGAAGTACATTTTAACAATGTGGACTTCACACAACAGTGGTTTGAacaagcaaagagaaaaacaaaaaaactacaccCACCTGTGGACATACGATGGCTTGAACCTCTCAGCACTGGGAAACTGAACCACCACTTTGGACTTCTCAATAGGGTCTGACTTATCTAAGGAATGAAAGCTGCTTTGAAgtgcaggtgaaaaaaaaaacctcctgttGTTTTACTTACAAAAAGACAGGAGAACCTCTCAAGAGGCATAAGCAGAACATTAATATACatgatttttaataacaataataaggAGAAATTAGCATCCTAGGAGCCTGAGATCCTTGAAATTATATATgataataatggtaataataattGAATTGTTAAGTTTGTCTCAAAGATCTGATTATGTCACTGGGAATATGCGGGTCCCTGTCCCAGCCTCCCATGCAGCTTGCAATGAACTCCATGCAGGGGTAAACATTGAGCAcaggttttgattttgtttcaatATGCTGTTGCAATATGCATCCAAACCTTTCTGAGTGGGAGGAATCTTCACAATGTTGTAGGCCAGTGTTGCACCTTTTCCCATGCAGTTTCCAATGTTGTATACAGTACCATCTTGCTCAATATGGGGGTGAGCTGTGACGCCATTAATGTTTACGAAGTTGCACATGTCAACCTGCATAGGAAAAATAGCTTTTAYGAGCTTTATGatatatttaaagttaaaaatccATATGTTTTAAGagtcatggatggatggatggatggatggatggatggatggatggatggatggatggatggatggatggatggatggatggatggatggatggatggatgttttgcaCAACTGGATACAAAATAAAGCCTGgaatttcagatatttctcTATAAATTCTTTCGTTTTGAAACCTATCCAGAATGAAAAAGTACTTAAATCCAACATTATGCTTCTCCACACAACACAGTAACTCTGTTTTTGCTGTATCAAACTCAAAGAAGTTACRTTTCAAACTTGTATCAAAGTCTGCTGCTACACTGAAATACCTTCTTCAGAGTCTCCAAGGTATCAGTGTTCACTTTAGTGATGTAGTTTGTTTCTGTCACGGCATAGAAATCCTCTCCTATAGGGTAAACATTAACCAGGCAGTTATCTGTGACTTCAACTCCTTTAAAATaggagaaaaatctgcaaagaaaaaaaaggtaaaaatacattttagaaaagaTGCATAATTTCAATATTctctacaaataaataaattttctgtGTGCAGCCAACCTGGAGAAGATATTCTTGCAGGGATCTGGGTAGGCAAATGTCCCAAACTCAGTGATAACCACACGTTTTTCTGTGATGGCTCGGACGTACGCATCTGTTCGAACAAACCTGAAAGAAGcaagaaattaaagaaacaagaaCTAAAAATTAATCGTGcttaaatatgacatttttgtttttcttgcataacaagacaagaaacaaatcaGAATATTACTTCGATTCTAAAAAGTCATGACATATTAACATTTATGTCACacagttttgaacatttttgtgctGATTGTAATCGTTGTGAATTTTGCAAATGTGCTGAAGATGACAAGGCTGTGGTTTTGTGTTCAAATTCTTACTTCCTGTAGTAGGTGACTTGGCCGTTCTTGAAGTCGAATTTATGCATGAGGGCCTGTCCGTCAAAGAGGTGATAGAAAGGTTCATCTCCAACCTCAAAGAGTCCAGGTCCCAAACGGAGAAGACTTCCCTTCAGAAATGAAGGAATTCTacctgcaacatttaaaaaaatatatatttttcaatcaCATGGTCAAAAAACAACACTGGAAAATCACCAATACGAGAgtgataaaaacaaacctgtGACTGTTGCTGGCAGAGGTTCAGCTAGTTCCTCACATGTCTCAAAGATTTTCTTGTAGCTACCAGCTGGATGttcaaatctgttttcaaaGAGTAATGTAACAAAGAAGTATGTTGAAATKAAGTTACATGAGGAATGTGCGGCATTGTATATAAGTTCCATGCCAAGCAGTCTGTACTTTTAAGCATATCAATAATCTGTCGCACAGACAAAATATCCACATAAGAACATACAGAAATAgtagaaatgtaaaacagagcTTGCCCTCCTTATACGACGTACAGTATTTCACTTCATCAGAAACTCACCTGCTCGCCATGTTTTCCTCCTGCGTCAGTAACACACAAGTGCAAACTGTTTTGAAAACTGTGGGTCACTTCTGAGCTGGAAGCCTCTGATCTTCCAGTGGATTTGGAGTATTTATTTTCCCTGCCAACGTCACGATTGCTGCACTGTTTTGTAAATCTTTCCCCTGGCCAATCATGTCACACCGTGAACAAAAATCCCTTTGTCTCTATATCCCTCTGATGGATAACTTGAGGACTGGCCCCTCTAGAAACGGATTTATTGAGCAAGGTGAGTATTGCAGTAAACAATGCTTG
The Poecilia reticulata strain Guanapo linkage group LG17, Guppy_female_1.0+MT, whole genome shotgun sequence DNA segment above includes these coding regions:
- the LOC103479672 gene encoding retinoid isomerohydrolase, which produces MASRFEHPAGSYKKIFETCEELAEPLPATVTGRIPSFLKGSLLRLGPGLFEVGDEPFYHLFDGQALMHKFDFKNGQVTYYRKFVRTDAYVRAITEKRVVITEFGTFAYPDPCKNIFSRFFSYFKGVEVTDNCLVNVYPIGEDFYAVTETNYITKVNTDTLETLKKVDMCNFVNINGVTAHPHIEQDGTVYNIGNCMGKGATLAYNIVKIPPTQKDKSDPIEKSKVVVQFPSAERFKPSYVHSFGMSENYFVFVETPVKINLLKFLSAWSIRGSNYMDCFESNESQGTIFHVAKKDPGEYIDLKFKGAPIGMFHHINTYEDQGFIVLDICSWKGFEFVYNYLWLANLRANWEEVKKAAMMAPQPEVRRYVIPLDVHKEEQGKNLVSLPYTTATAVMHADGMVWLEPEVLFSGPRQAFEFPQINYQKYGGKNYSYAYGLGLNHFIPDRICKLNVRTKETWVWQEPESYPSEPLFVQTPDGVDEDDGVLLTIVAAPGSQRPAYMLILNAKDLSEIARAEVECSIPVTFHGMYKQ